The Azospirillum baldaniorum genome contains a region encoding:
- a CDS encoding ABC transporter substrate-binding protein produces the protein MRKTSWMAGALAAAVAGLCAVSASAQTKVTVAMSGWTGFAPITLAKETGIFKKNGIEVEIKKMPTSNRHQAMAAGEVQAITTTVDTHLLYASSGVDVTQVLVLDSSHGGDGIVVRDAVNSLADLKGKQVAVQYGGVPQFWLAYVLKKNGLSIGEVQTVNLQPSDAANAFVAGQFDAAVTYEPYLSKVREANGKIIVTSDQTPGVIIDTLAFQPDYIQKNPKVVKAFVDSWFEALDEIKKDEKKAFEIMARDVNQTPEQFATSAKTVLWYDKAGNVEYLTKTMPTFIKEVQDVMLEAKLIRKAPPSLDSMTDASFVK, from the coding sequence ATGAGGAAGACGTCGTGGATGGCCGGAGCCCTGGCGGCGGCCGTCGCCGGGTTGTGCGCGGTTTCGGCCTCGGCGCAGACCAAGGTGACCGTGGCGATGAGCGGCTGGACCGGCTTCGCGCCGATCACGCTGGCCAAGGAAACCGGCATCTTCAAGAAGAACGGCATCGAGGTCGAGATCAAGAAGATGCCGACCTCCAACCGCCACCAGGCGATGGCGGCGGGCGAGGTGCAGGCGATCACCACCACGGTGGACACGCACCTGCTCTACGCCTCCTCCGGCGTGGACGTGACGCAGGTTCTGGTGCTCGACAGCTCGCACGGCGGCGACGGCATCGTCGTGCGCGACGCGGTCAACAGCCTCGCCGACCTGAAGGGCAAGCAGGTGGCCGTGCAGTATGGCGGCGTGCCGCAGTTCTGGCTGGCCTATGTGCTGAAGAAGAACGGCCTGTCGATCGGCGAGGTGCAGACCGTCAACCTCCAGCCGTCCGACGCCGCCAACGCCTTCGTCGCCGGCCAGTTCGACGCTGCCGTGACCTATGAGCCGTACCTGTCCAAGGTGCGCGAGGCCAACGGCAAGATCATCGTCACGTCGGACCAGACGCCGGGTGTCATCATCGACACGCTGGCCTTCCAGCCCGACTACATCCAGAAGAACCCGAAGGTCGTGAAGGCCTTCGTCGACAGCTGGTTCGAAGCGCTGGACGAGATCAAGAAGGACGAGAAGAAGGCCTTCGAGATCATGGCCCGCGACGTCAACCAGACGCCGGAACAGTTCGCCACCTCCGCCAAGACCGTGCTCTGGTACGACAAGGCCGGCAACGTCGAGTATCTGACCAAGACCATGCCGACCTTCATCAAGGAGGTCCAGGACGTGATGCTGGAGGCCAAGCTGATCCGCAAGGCCCCGCCGAGCCTGGACAGCATGACCGACGCGTCCTTCGTGAAGTAA
- a CDS encoding DMT family transporter encodes MSVPPAERTVLPVPTGAKRLTVSEGAERRSGIAGAALLMAASLALVLTAGALARELGARYGAAEVLFLRFLLSLPVVAAAAFAMAGRRALSVTRPGGHAVRALSGVGAALIFYAAAQHLPFADLVALSYAAPLFVVLLSGPAIGERAGAASAVCVALGMAGVFLIAPPTRLEPWSLAMLAMAFLNAVCILATRRTAQADGPAATGLVFVLAGCLLTAPAALLTDFQMPEPADLPVFLLLGFAAGAAILLNAAAFRRAPAAVLAPIDYLGIAASAAIGFLWWGESPSPAVLLGGGLIAAAGLGTLWAGARR; translated from the coding sequence TTGAGCGTTCCGCCCGCTGAGCGGACCGTTCTGCCCGTCCCGACGGGCGCGAAGCGCCTGACCGTTTCCGAGGGCGCGGAAAGGCGGTCCGGCATCGCGGGGGCGGCGCTGTTGATGGCGGCGTCGCTCGCCCTGGTGCTGACCGCCGGGGCGCTGGCCCGCGAACTGGGCGCCCGCTACGGAGCGGCGGAGGTTCTCTTCCTGCGCTTCCTGCTGTCGCTGCCGGTGGTCGCCGCGGCGGCTTTTGCGATGGCCGGGCGGCGCGCCCTGTCCGTCACCCGGCCCGGCGGCCACGCGGTGCGGGCGCTGAGCGGCGTCGGGGCGGCGCTGATCTTCTACGCGGCGGCCCAGCATCTGCCTTTTGCCGATCTGGTCGCCCTGTCCTACGCGGCGCCCCTGTTCGTGGTGCTTCTGTCAGGCCCGGCCATCGGGGAACGGGCGGGGGCGGCCTCCGCCGTCTGCGTCGCGCTGGGGATGGCCGGGGTCTTTCTGATCGCTCCGCCGACGCGGCTGGAGCCGTGGAGCCTCGCCATGCTCGCCATGGCCTTCCTCAACGCGGTCTGCATCCTGGCGACCCGGCGGACGGCCCAAGCCGACGGGCCGGCGGCCACCGGGCTGGTCTTCGTGCTGGCTGGGTGCCTGCTGACCGCCCCGGCGGCCCTGCTGACCGACTTCCAAATGCCCGAGCCGGCGGATCTGCCGGTCTTCCTGCTGCTGGGTTTCGCCGCGGGGGCGGCCATTCTGCTGAACGCCGCCGCCTTCCGCCGAGCGCCGGCGGCGGTGCTGGCGCCCATCGATTATCTGGGGATCGCGGCCTCAGCGGCCATCGGCTTCCTATGGTGGGGCGAAAGCCCGTCGCCCGCGGTGCTGCTGGGCGGGGGGCTGATCGCCGCCGCCGGGCTGGGCACCCTGTGGGCGGGCGCGCGGCGCTGA
- a CDS encoding GNAT family N-acetyltransferase, with translation MMISLEEPRHDAAIEALLDRSFGPDRFKKTAYKLREGVAPIPELGFVAIEHDELGNEILEGTIRYWPVTIGGTVPALLLGPIAVSDRLQGGGLGSKLIRMSLNKAAALGHRAVILVGDAPYYARFGFTRDLTLDMALPGPVDLDRFLGLELAPGALAGAAGMVTVPAVDEGYGVPANEDVRQEAGGTALFPRLISPLVSVFAASPRELAESRLWHARTA, from the coding sequence ATGATGATCTCCCTGGAAGAGCCGCGGCACGACGCGGCGATCGAAGCCCTGCTCGACCGGTCCTTCGGCCCGGATCGTTTCAAGAAGACCGCCTACAAGCTGCGGGAGGGCGTGGCCCCGATCCCGGAGCTCGGCTTCGTCGCCATCGAGCATGACGAGTTGGGCAACGAGATTCTGGAGGGCACGATCCGCTACTGGCCGGTGACCATCGGCGGCACGGTGCCGGCGCTCCTGCTCGGCCCGATCGCGGTGTCGGACCGGCTGCAGGGCGGCGGGCTCGGCAGCAAGCTGATCCGGATGAGCCTGAACAAGGCGGCGGCGTTGGGACACCGGGCGGTGATCCTGGTGGGCGATGCGCCCTACTACGCGCGGTTCGGCTTCACGCGGGACCTGACGCTGGACATGGCCCTGCCGGGACCGGTGGATCTCGACCGCTTCCTCGGCCTGGAACTGGCGCCCGGCGCCTTGGCCGGCGCCGCCGGCATGGTCACCGTCCCGGCGGTGGACGAGGGATACGGCGTGCCCGCGAACGAGGACGTTCGGCAGGAGGCTGGCGGCACCGCCTTGTTTCCGCGACTGATCTCGCCGCTGGTGTCGGTTTTCGCCGCCTCCCCGCGGGAACTTGCCGAATCCCGCCTGTGGCATGCTCGAACCGCTTGA
- a CDS encoding YMGG-like glycine zipper-containing protein, giving the protein MVKKLAVIVVGGLVLTGCSNLSHREQRTLSGGAIGAAGGAAVGALTGGSAVMGGVIGGAAGAAVGALTSNNGKHR; this is encoded by the coding sequence ATGGTGAAGAAACTGGCAGTGATCGTGGTTGGCGGCCTTGTTCTGACGGGCTGCTCGAACCTCAGCCACCGCGAACAGCGCACGCTGTCGGGTGGCGCCATCGGCGCCGCGGGCGGAGCCGCGGTCGGTGCCCTGACGGGGGGCAGCGCCGTTATGGGCGGTGTGATCGGCGGCGCGGCCGGCGCCGCGGTGGGTGCTCTGACCTCCAACAACGGCAAGCACCGGTAA
- the folE gene encoding GTP cyclohydrolase I FolE produces the protein MTASKTPHADNVLRGPGHPAGTGHGEIARPTRAEAEDAVRTLIRWAGDDPAREGLVGTPDRVVRSYEEFFAGYAIDPEEILARTFEETDGYDEMVVLRDIRLESYCEHHMVPIIGKAHVAYLPRQRVVGISKLARLVEAYAKRLQIQEKMTAQIANAIDQVLQPEGVAVVIEAQHQCMTTRGVHKTGVTMVTSRMLGAFRSDPSTRREFLSMIGNPGSRAE, from the coding sequence GTGACGGCTTCCAAGACTCCGCACGCCGACAATGTCCTCCGCGGCCCCGGCCACCCCGCCGGCACCGGCCATGGCGAGATCGCGCGCCCCACCCGTGCCGAGGCCGAGGACGCCGTCCGCACACTGATCCGCTGGGCTGGCGACGATCCGGCGCGTGAGGGTCTGGTCGGCACACCGGACCGGGTGGTCCGCTCCTACGAGGAGTTCTTCGCCGGTTACGCCATCGACCCGGAGGAAATCCTCGCACGCACCTTCGAGGAGACCGACGGCTACGACGAGATGGTCGTGCTGCGCGACATCCGTCTGGAGTCCTACTGCGAGCACCATATGGTGCCGATCATCGGCAAGGCGCACGTTGCCTACCTGCCCCGCCAGCGCGTCGTCGGCATCTCCAAGCTGGCGCGGCTTGTCGAGGCCTACGCCAAGCGCCTGCAAATCCAGGAGAAGATGACGGCGCAGATCGCCAACGCCATCGATCAGGTGCTCCAGCCCGAAGGCGTCGCCGTGGTGATCGAGGCGCAGCACCAGTGCATGACCACCCGCGGCGTGCACAAGACCGGCGTCACCATGGTGACCAGCCGGATGCTCGGCGCCTTCCGCAGCGATCCGTCCACCCGGCGCGAGTTCCTGTCGATGATCGGCAATCCCGGTTCACGCGCGGAGTGA
- a CDS encoding sensor histidine kinase — translation MSPPTETAPKGSSRLSRLLGWASEDRTRRIGLWLAILTGAFGLAAAYLSLLVVNYGEALRGAAPYNFAWAASQTVGEVTRLEQRILASALPGAKVDADEVQLRLDIVRNRIAVLGRGQASLFMDRYPQHRRTVARLEEALNSVGTILAGPLPQADKALAALAVLEPVDRELNAFASVASQFGGELVDEGHDHLLYLHGLFSMLSAGLAVCGVLFITVLLIQNRAIRKAHDRMEAMAGALRTAIAQAEEASQAKTRFLATMSHELRTPLNAIIGFSELIREDGDIGGGRSAAVPSGSTKETTRRENAQREHAQYAGYILTSARHMLGLVIDILTVAQMEAGHANLTFDSVDPRKVVGTAIATVLGTQAGRGRTIRTAAGAVWPVLQADERAVRQMMLNLLSNAVKFSTAPSVIEVEAWLDPQGGFVIAVQDQGIGMTPEQIEKAAQPFYQAEDGATRRFQGSGLGLSIVKSLMEAHGGRLLLEGAAGAGLRASLHFPAERVGGPAPRPDPASQV, via the coding sequence GTGAGTCCGCCGACCGAGACCGCGCCGAAGGGAAGCTCGCGGCTGTCCCGCCTGCTGGGCTGGGCGTCGGAGGACCGTACGCGCCGCATTGGGCTCTGGCTGGCGATCCTGACCGGCGCGTTCGGCCTGGCGGCCGCCTATCTGTCGCTGCTGGTGGTGAATTACGGCGAGGCGCTGCGCGGGGCCGCGCCCTACAACTTCGCCTGGGCCGCCAGCCAGACGGTGGGGGAGGTGACGCGGCTGGAGCAGCGCATCCTGGCCAGTGCGCTTCCCGGGGCCAAGGTCGACGCGGACGAGGTGCAGCTCCGGCTGGACATCGTGCGCAACCGCATCGCCGTGCTGGGGCGGGGGCAGGCCTCCCTCTTCATGGACCGCTACCCGCAGCATCGCCGAACGGTGGCCCGGCTGGAGGAGGCGCTGAACAGCGTCGGCACGATCCTGGCCGGTCCGCTGCCGCAGGCGGACAAGGCGCTGGCCGCCCTGGCGGTTCTGGAGCCCGTCGACCGCGAACTGAACGCCTTCGCCTCCGTCGCCTCCCAGTTCGGCGGGGAGCTGGTGGACGAGGGGCACGACCATCTGCTCTATCTGCATGGGCTGTTCTCCATGCTGTCGGCCGGTCTGGCGGTCTGCGGCGTTCTGTTCATCACGGTGCTGCTGATCCAGAACCGGGCCATCCGGAAGGCGCATGACCGGATGGAGGCGATGGCCGGCGCCCTGCGGACGGCCATCGCCCAGGCGGAGGAGGCCAGCCAGGCCAAGACCCGCTTCCTGGCGACCATGAGCCACGAGCTGCGCACCCCGCTGAACGCGATCATCGGCTTTTCGGAGCTGATCCGCGAAGACGGCGACATCGGCGGCGGCCGCTCCGCCGCCGTCCCGTCCGGCAGCACGAAGGAAACCACCCGCCGGGAGAACGCCCAGCGGGAGCACGCCCAGTATGCGGGCTACATCCTGACCAGCGCCCGGCACATGCTGGGTCTGGTCATCGACATCCTGACGGTCGCCCAGATGGAGGCGGGCCACGCCAATCTGACCTTCGATTCGGTGGACCCGCGCAAGGTGGTCGGCACCGCCATCGCCACGGTGCTTGGCACCCAGGCCGGGCGGGGCCGGACGATCCGGACGGCGGCGGGGGCGGTCTGGCCGGTGCTTCAGGCCGACGAGCGGGCGGTGCGGCAGATGATGCTGAACCTGCTGTCCAACGCGGTGAAGTTCAGCACCGCCCCGTCGGTGATCGAGGTGGAGGCGTGGCTGGACCCGCAGGGCGGCTTCGTCATCGCCGTGCAGGACCAGGGCATCGGCATGACGCCGGAGCAGATTGAAAAGGCCGCGCAGCCGTTCTATCAGGCGGAGGACGGCGCGACCCGCCGTTTCCAGGGATCGGGGCTGGGGCTCAGCATCGTGAAGAGCCTGATGGAGGCCCATGGCGGCCGGCTGCTGCTGGAAGGCGCGGCGGGGGCCGGCCTGCGGGCCTCCCTCCATTTTCCGGCGGAACGGGTCGGCGGGCCGGCGCCGCGTCCGGACCCGGCAAGTCAGGTTTGA
- a CDS encoding response regulator, whose product MVPRTLLVVDDDPTLEGRVQDALPVCRIVAAGGVADALEAVRAHRPPVVALSVDLVQLAESPNGGGDGLDALSLILGEAPSIKVIALAPHDQRVLAVRAVARGAHEVCGKPIDAQELAGVVQRAFQRADLELEGRRLATGDAPPTLRVLRDETERRALLDSLARSGGNLSATARLLGVSRPTLYSLLRQHGIRAD is encoded by the coding sequence ATGGTCCCACGCACGCTGCTTGTCGTCGATGACGATCCCACCCTGGAAGGCCGGGTCCAGGACGCCCTGCCGGTGTGCCGGATCGTCGCCGCGGGCGGCGTGGCGGACGCGCTGGAGGCGGTGCGGGCGCACCGGCCCCCGGTGGTGGCCCTGTCGGTCGATCTGGTCCAACTGGCGGAATCGCCGAACGGCGGCGGCGACGGCCTGGACGCCCTGTCGCTGATCCTGGGCGAGGCGCCGTCGATCAAGGTCATCGCGCTCGCCCCGCACGACCAGAGGGTGCTGGCGGTGCGCGCGGTGGCCCGCGGCGCCCATGAGGTGTGCGGCAAGCCGATCGACGCGCAGGAGCTGGCCGGGGTGGTGCAGCGCGCCTTCCAGCGCGCCGACCTGGAGCTGGAAGGGCGCCGGCTGGCCACCGGCGACGCCCCGCCGACCCTGCGCGTCCTGCGCGACGAGACGGAACGGCGCGCCCTGCTCGATTCGCTGGCCCGCTCCGGTGGCAACCTGTCGGCGACGGCGCGCCTGCTCGGGGTCAGCCGTCCGACGCTCTACAGCCTGCTGCGCCAGCACGGCATCCGCGCCGATTGA
- the folE gene encoding GTP cyclohydrolase I has protein sequence MTVQANVLALVQEAMEARRSNEALDTPLDAAGEAAMIDAAARKVEELLDVLRIDHRNDHNTRDTPRRVAKMLVRELLKGRFTAAPELTEFRNAEEFDHLIVTGPIAVRSTCAHHLMPIYGTAFIGILPAKGGNILGLSKYDRIVDHFAARFQIQEELVKQIGNFIVEATRPRGLAVRISAVHMCKTHRGVRAGHDSRMVNSSFHGEMLESRDLREEFLRECATLERSAR, from the coding sequence ATGACGGTGCAGGCAAATGTTCTCGCCCTCGTGCAGGAGGCGATGGAGGCGCGCCGCTCGAACGAGGCGCTCGACACGCCGCTGGACGCCGCGGGCGAGGCGGCCATGATCGACGCCGCGGCGCGGAAGGTCGAGGAACTGCTCGACGTGCTGCGGATCGACCATCGCAACGACCACAACACCCGCGACACGCCGCGTCGCGTCGCCAAGATGCTGGTGCGCGAGCTTCTCAAGGGCCGCTTCACGGCGGCGCCCGAGCTGACCGAGTTCCGGAACGCCGAGGAATTCGACCATCTGATCGTTACCGGCCCGATCGCCGTGCGATCGACCTGCGCGCACCATCTGATGCCGATCTACGGCACGGCCTTCATCGGCATCCTGCCGGCCAAGGGCGGCAACATCCTGGGCCTGTCCAAGTACGACCGGATCGTCGACCATTTCGCCGCCCGCTTCCAGATCCAGGAGGAGCTGGTCAAGCAGATCGGCAATTTCATCGTCGAGGCCACCCGGCCGCGCGGGCTGGCCGTGCGCATCAGCGCCGTTCACATGTGCAAGACCCACCGCGGCGTGCGTGCCGGCCATGACAGCCGCATGGTCAACAGCTCCTTCCATGGCGAGATGCTGGAATCGCGCGATCTGCGCGAGGAGTTCCTGAGGGAGTGCGCGACGCTTGAGCGTTCCGCCCGCTGA
- a CDS encoding ABC transporter permease, protein MSPLFTPLKPVAPALRTVLGIACFVLFFLGWGIATYGGFVKPLFLASPGDTLTAGIALFREFGFAEDIAVTVWRVFAGFAMAAALAVPLGILMGAFKPVEAFFEAFVSFARYLPASAFIPLLILWAGVGELQKILVIFIGSVFQLIIMVTVIVSGIRSDLVEAAYTLGAKRDGVVLRVLLPAASPQIFEALRLVLGWAWTYVIVAELVGASRGIGHMIIDAQRFLDTGQMIFGIFIIGVIGLITDLLFRALNARLFPWAKGR, encoded by the coding sequence ATGTCCCCCCTCTTCACTCCGCTGAAGCCGGTCGCTCCGGCGCTGCGCACGGTGCTGGGCATCGCCTGTTTCGTGCTGTTCTTCCTGGGCTGGGGCATCGCCACCTACGGCGGCTTCGTGAAGCCGCTGTTCCTGGCCTCGCCCGGCGACACGCTGACGGCGGGCATCGCGCTGTTCCGGGAGTTCGGCTTCGCCGAGGACATCGCCGTCACGGTCTGGCGCGTCTTTGCCGGCTTCGCCATGGCCGCCGCCCTGGCGGTGCCGCTGGGCATCCTGATGGGGGCCTTCAAGCCGGTGGAGGCCTTCTTCGAGGCCTTCGTGTCCTTCGCCCGCTACCTGCCGGCCTCGGCCTTCATCCCGCTGCTGATCCTGTGGGCGGGCGTGGGCGAGCTGCAGAAGATCCTCGTCATCTTCATCGGCTCGGTCTTCCAGCTCATCATCATGGTGACGGTCATCGTGTCGGGCATCCGCAGCGATCTGGTGGAGGCCGCCTACACCCTGGGCGCCAAGCGCGACGGCGTGGTGCTGCGCGTCCTGCTGCCCGCCGCCTCGCCGCAGATCTTCGAGGCGCTGCGCCTCGTGCTCGGCTGGGCCTGGACCTACGTGATCGTGGCGGAGCTGGTGGGCGCGTCGCGCGGCATCGGCCACATGATCATCGACGCCCAGCGCTTCCTCGACACCGGGCAGATGATCTTCGGCATCTTCATCATCGGCGTGATCGGCCTGATCACCGACCTGCTGTTCCGGGCGCTCAACGCCCGTCTCTTCCCGTGGGCCAAAGGACGATAA
- the ybaK gene encoding Cys-tRNA(Pro) deacylase gives MAAKVTPAVNAAKAAGMPHRLMEYEYDPSADAIGLHAAAAMGLDPAVVYKTLIVQLEPKALACVVIPVAAKLDLKALAAAAGAKKADLADPTLAERTTGYMVGGISPLGQRKALPTFIDSSAETLPEMVVNGGRRGLQIALAPADLARATKAVVRRIVVQ, from the coding sequence ATGGCGGCGAAGGTCACACCGGCGGTGAACGCGGCGAAGGCGGCGGGGATGCCCCACCGCCTGATGGAGTATGAGTACGACCCCTCGGCGGACGCCATCGGCCTGCACGCCGCGGCGGCGATGGGGCTGGACCCGGCGGTGGTCTACAAGACGCTGATCGTCCAGCTGGAGCCGAAGGCGCTGGCCTGCGTCGTCATCCCCGTCGCGGCGAAGCTGGACCTGAAGGCGCTGGCCGCCGCCGCCGGGGCCAAGAAGGCCGATCTCGCCGACCCCACCCTGGCGGAGCGCACCACCGGCTACATGGTCGGTGGCATCAGCCCGCTGGGCCAGCGCAAGGCCCTGCCCACCTTCATCGATTCCAGCGCCGAGACCCTGCCGGAAATGGTCGTCAACGGCGGGCGGCGCGGCCTGCAGATCGCCCTGGCCCCGGCGGATCTGGCCCGCGCCACCAAGGCCGTGGTGCGGCGGATCGTGGTGCAGTAG
- the apaG gene encoding Co2+/Mg2+ efflux protein ApaG, with amino-acid sequence MYTKVTRAIRVTVQPVFLDEQSMPAESRYVWAYHVRIENEGQETVRLRTRYWHITDALGRVQEVRGPGVVGEQPVLEPGGSFEYTSGTPLPTPSGIMVGSYRFETGGGEAFDVAVPAFSLDSPHQPRQLN; translated from the coding sequence ATGTACACGAAAGTCACCCGCGCGATCCGCGTCACCGTCCAGCCGGTCTTTCTCGACGAGCAGTCCATGCCCGCCGAAAGCCGCTATGTCTGGGCCTATCACGTCCGGATCGAGAACGAAGGCCAGGAAACCGTCCGGCTGCGCACACGCTATTGGCACATCACCGACGCGCTGGGGCGCGTGCAGGAGGTCCGCGGGCCGGGCGTGGTGGGCGAACAGCCGGTGCTGGAACCCGGCGGCAGCTTCGAATACACCAGCGGAACGCCGCTACCCACGCCCTCCGGCATCATGGTCGGCTCCTACCGCTTCGAAACGGGCGGCGGCGAGGCCTTCGACGTGGCGGTCCCCGCCTTCTCGCTGGACAGCCCGCATCAGCCCCGCCAACTGAACTGA
- a CDS encoding ABC transporter ATP-binding protein has protein sequence MSKLSIRNVEKTFPGRNSTAPTRALVPTSLEVADNDFITILGPSGCGKSTLLRIVAGLETPTAGEVLLEGKAVSGPGPDRGMVFQSYTLFPWLTVRDNVCFGLRERGLPRAEQLAIADRFLAQVGLKGFENHHPAQLSGGMQQRTALARALANDPKMLLLDEPFGALDHQTRELMQELLLGIWEADRKTVMFVTHDIDEAIFMASRVVVMSARPGRIKCDIPIDLPHPRSYKVKTTPEFAAYKERLTEEIRVETIKAVTMER, from the coding sequence ATGAGCAAGCTGTCCATCCGCAACGTCGAGAAGACCTTCCCCGGCCGCAACAGCACGGCGCCGACCCGCGCACTGGTGCCGACGAGCCTGGAGGTCGCCGACAACGACTTCATCACCATCCTGGGGCCGTCGGGCTGCGGCAAGTCCACGCTGCTGCGCATCGTCGCCGGTCTGGAAACCCCCACCGCCGGCGAGGTGCTGCTGGAGGGCAAGGCGGTGTCGGGCCCCGGTCCCGACCGCGGCATGGTCTTCCAGTCCTACACCCTATTCCCCTGGCTGACCGTGCGCGACAACGTCTGCTTCGGCCTGCGCGAGCGCGGCCTGCCGCGGGCGGAGCAGCTGGCGATCGCCGACCGCTTCCTAGCCCAGGTCGGTCTGAAGGGCTTCGAGAACCACCACCCCGCCCAGCTGTCCGGCGGCATGCAGCAGCGCACGGCGCTGGCCCGCGCGCTGGCCAACGACCCGAAGATGCTGCTGCTCGACGAGCCCTTCGGCGCGCTGGACCACCAGACGCGCGAGCTGATGCAGGAGCTGCTGCTGGGCATCTGGGAGGCCGACCGCAAGACGGTGATGTTCGTCACCCACGACATCGACGAAGCCATCTTCATGGCCAGCCGCGTCGTGGTGATGTCGGCCCGCCCCGGCCGCATCAAGTGCGACATCCCCATCGACCTGCCGCACCCCCGGTCCTACAAGGTCAAGACCACCCCGGAGTTCGCCGCCTACAAGGAGCGGCTGACCGAGGAGATCCGTGTCGAGACCATCAAGGCCGTGACGATGGAACGCTGA